A single genomic interval of Arthrobacter globiformis harbors:
- a CDS encoding AMP-dependent synthetase/ligase produces the protein MREFSVPPLANVPLDSNITDLVLRQAAKASNPALFSRLDSAGQWQDIRAKDFVADVSALAKGLIASGVSAGDRVGIMSRTRYEWALIDFAIWFAGGVSVPIYETSSPSQVAWNLGDSGAVAAFGESDHHENIIRQAAATEGLTALTHVWQLEGDGLESVRAAGTAISDDELDARRRSAGLRDLATIIYTSGTTGRPKGCELTHGNFVELSENALATSLSGVVNEQSRTIMFLPLAHVFARFISVLAVAAGVTVAHTPDIKHLLPDLQSYKPTFILAVPRVFEKVYNSALTKAEDGGKGAIFRRAAETAIAYSRARQGGGVGLGLKIRHAIFDKLVYGKLRAAMGGEVAHAVSGGGPLGERLGHFFQGIGLQILEGYGLTETTAPVSVNTPERIKIGTVGAPIPGNSVQIADDGEILVKGTCVMRGYYQRPDLTDESFADGWFRTGDIGQLDEDGYLLITGRKKEIIVTASGKNVVPALLEDQIRADALVSQVLVVGDNRPFISALVTLDEEALPGWLQRHGLPGNTKLSDAAGHAEIKAAVQELINQANQSVSQAEAIKSFRIVPSDFTEASGHLTPSMKVKRAQVMKDFEAVIDDMYKSPKPTRA, from the coding sequence GTGCGCGAATTCAGCGTTCCGCCCTTGGCGAACGTCCCTCTGGACAGCAATATCACGGACCTTGTACTGCGCCAGGCAGCGAAGGCATCCAACCCTGCCCTGTTTTCGCGCCTCGACTCTGCCGGCCAGTGGCAGGACATCCGGGCCAAGGACTTTGTGGCCGACGTGTCCGCCCTCGCCAAGGGGCTCATCGCCAGCGGCGTCAGTGCGGGCGACCGCGTGGGCATCATGTCGCGTACCCGATACGAGTGGGCACTCATCGACTTCGCCATCTGGTTCGCAGGTGGCGTTTCCGTTCCCATCTACGAAACGTCGTCGCCTTCCCAGGTCGCCTGGAACCTGGGCGACTCCGGTGCCGTCGCTGCATTCGGCGAATCGGACCACCACGAAAACATCATTCGGCAGGCCGCTGCCACCGAAGGCCTCACCGCACTGACCCACGTGTGGCAGCTGGAGGGGGACGGCCTCGAAAGCGTGCGCGCGGCGGGCACCGCCATCAGCGACGACGAACTCGACGCCCGGCGGCGCTCCGCCGGGCTCCGCGACCTCGCCACCATCATCTACACGTCGGGCACCACCGGCCGGCCTAAAGGCTGCGAACTGACCCACGGAAACTTCGTGGAGCTGTCCGAGAATGCCCTTGCCACCTCGCTGAGCGGCGTGGTCAATGAGCAGTCCCGCACCATCATGTTCCTGCCGCTGGCGCATGTCTTCGCGCGCTTCATATCGGTCCTGGCCGTCGCCGCCGGCGTCACCGTGGCGCACACCCCCGACATCAAGCACCTGCTGCCCGACCTGCAGAGCTACAAGCCGACGTTCATCCTTGCCGTTCCCCGCGTCTTCGAAAAGGTATACAACTCGGCCCTCACCAAGGCCGAGGATGGCGGCAAGGGCGCGATCTTCCGCAGGGCCGCCGAGACCGCGATCGCCTACTCCCGTGCACGGCAGGGCGGCGGCGTCGGCCTGGGCCTGAAGATCAGGCACGCGATCTTCGACAAGCTCGTCTACGGCAAGCTCCGCGCCGCCATGGGCGGCGAGGTGGCCCATGCCGTGTCCGGCGGCGGCCCGCTGGGCGAACGGCTGGGCCACTTTTTCCAAGGTATCGGCCTGCAGATCCTGGAAGGCTACGGCCTCACCGAAACCACGGCACCCGTCAGCGTCAACACGCCAGAGCGCATCAAAATCGGCACAGTGGGCGCCCCGATTCCAGGCAACAGCGTTCAGATTGCCGACGACGGCGAGATCCTCGTCAAGGGCACCTGCGTCATGCGGGGGTACTACCAGCGCCCCGACCTCACGGACGAGTCGTTCGCTGATGGCTGGTTCCGCACCGGGGATATCGGCCAGCTCGACGAGGACGGCTACCTGCTGATCACCGGGCGGAAGAAGGAAATCATTGTCACCGCCAGCGGCAAGAATGTGGTTCCCGCACTGCTCGAGGACCAGATCCGGGCGGATGCCCTGGTGTCACAGGTACTCGTCGTTGGTGACAACCGCCCGTTCATCAGCGCCCTCGTGACTCTCGATGAGGAAGCCCTCCCGGGCTGGCTGCAACGCCACGGTCTGCCGGGGAACACGAAGCTGAGCGACGCCGCCGGCCACGCCGAGATCAAGGCCGCCGTGCAGGAGCTCATCAACCAGGCCAACCAGTCGGTGTCGCAGGCGGAGGCCATCAAGTCCTTCCGGATCGTGCCGAGCGACTTCACCGAAGCCTCCGGCCACCTGACCCCGTCCATGAAGGTCAAGCGCGCGCAGGTCATGAAGGACTTCGAAGCCGTGATCGACGACATGTACAAGTCGCCGAAGCCCACCCGCGCCTAG
- a CDS encoding ROK family glucokinase — protein sequence MQPSPPNEQPTPPLDSIRSGQPGGWASRRAKSRHSVSRRPASGYGGQLAGHRLFRQQLRLGRRGLAIGIDIGGTKVAAGVVDAEGRILREARRSTPGTDPRAVERVIVELVEELSAGARIRSVGIGAAGWMDLDGGTVLFSPHLAWRNEPLRENLQHLLRRPVMLVNDADAAAWAEWRFGAGQGQDRLVCITLGTGIGGAMVMDGRVERGRFGVAGEFGHQIIMPGGHRCECGNRGCWEQYASGNALGREARELAMANSPVAQELLKAVDGSAERITGATVTELAIAGDAASRELLEDVGNWLGLGLANLAAALDPGKFVIGGGLCAAGELLVAPARKAFARNLTGRGFRPAAEIDLAALGPYAGLIGAADLSRASSRTHR from the coding sequence ATGCAGCCCTCCCCGCCCAACGAGCAGCCAACACCGCCCCTTGACTCCATCCGGAGCGGCCAGCCCGGGGGATGGGCGTCCCGGCGCGCGAAGTCGCGCCACTCAGTGTCACGGCGCCCGGCGTCGGGATACGGGGGCCAGTTGGCCGGCCACCGCCTGTTCCGGCAGCAACTGCGGCTGGGCCGCCGGGGGCTTGCCATCGGCATCGACATCGGCGGCACGAAGGTTGCCGCCGGCGTCGTGGACGCCGAAGGCCGCATCCTGCGCGAGGCGCGCCGGTCCACGCCGGGAACCGATCCGCGTGCGGTGGAGCGCGTCATCGTGGAACTGGTTGAGGAACTGAGCGCCGGTGCCCGGATCCGGTCGGTGGGCATTGGCGCCGCTGGCTGGATGGATCTCGACGGCGGCACGGTGCTGTTCAGCCCGCACCTCGCCTGGCGGAACGAACCGCTGCGTGAGAACCTGCAGCACCTGCTGCGGCGCCCCGTCATGCTGGTTAACGATGCCGACGCTGCGGCCTGGGCCGAGTGGCGCTTCGGTGCCGGGCAGGGGCAGGACCGGCTGGTCTGCATCACCCTTGGCACCGGCATCGGCGGAGCCATGGTGATGGACGGGCGCGTCGAGCGCGGCAGGTTTGGTGTGGCGGGGGAGTTCGGCCACCAGATCATCATGCCCGGCGGCCACCGGTGCGAGTGCGGAAACCGCGGCTGCTGGGAACAGTACGCCTCAGGCAACGCCCTCGGCCGGGAGGCTCGGGAACTGGCGATGGCGAATTCGCCGGTGGCGCAGGAACTTCTCAAGGCCGTGGACGGAAGCGCCGAGCGCATCACCGGAGCGACGGTGACGGAACTGGCCATTGCGGGCGACGCCGCCTCCCGGGAGCTCCTGGAGGACGTCGGGAACTGGCTCGGTCTGGGGCTGGCGAACCTTGCCGCCGCCCTCGATCCCGGGAAGTTCGTGATTGGCGGCGGTCTGTGTGCGGCCGGCGAACTGCTGGTGGCTCCGGCGCGCAAGGCCTTCGCCCGCAACCTCACCGGCCGGGGATTCCGTCCGGCCGCAGAAATCGACCTGGCTGCCCTTGGGCCGTATGCTGGCCTGATCGGGGCTGCCGACCTGTCCCGGGCCAGTAGCCGTACGCACCGCTGA